TTGGCTACTGTTTTATGTGTTATATATTACACAATTCAATATATTACACTCATGACTTGGAAAATGGCCTAGGCAAGACCATGCCTAGGTTCCCTTCGTGATTTTTATGCTCGTCCTTAGTCAACATTACCTAGGTCTAGTTCTGTGGtggatccaaaataaaaatgagtgaTGTCAATTTAAGTAAAACGGGCCTATTGGGTTTTGATCCCTGGTCTAACCAACTTATCTAGGGTATATTTACATGtaatgtttgattttattttgaatttaagtgATGTCAATTGACCTCAATGACATCATGCTAATCTGCCATTGGTCTTGTTGAACCATATTCCTACTGAAAAGCTCAATTatggttatttttttgttttaatcgTCGTTTTAAGTATAAACAAGTTTGATTACTCCTTTTCAGGCACTAGGAAATCTTTCCGTTGAGACGGTAGAGCGAGGATTACTTACTCCGAAAAGCAATGTCTACAGCTTTGGGATCGTTCTCCTCGAAATTCTCACAGGCCGAAAGAACATGGATAGTCGCCAAACAAAGGAGGAGAGGAATTTGGTCAAATGGAGCTGGCCATTTCTAGCTGATGAATGTAGACTCTCCCTAATAATGGACCCTCAGCTAAAAGGCCGGTTTCCGATAAAAGCAGCAAGAACAGTTGCTGATATAGCCCAAAAATGTCTTCAGAAAGACCCTTCCGAAAGACCTACTATGAGAACCATAGTCGAGAACCTCAAAACCATACAAGATATGAAACATTCCTGCCGGTTTCCTCTTCAAGAACCCAGTACTGTCCCTAAAAAGCAGATGTTCCGATCACCTAGTCTACCCCCTCGACAAAGTTATTCTCACCCCTCACCATCCAGGGCCCACACCTCTTCCGTCTCTCCAACAAGACCGCTGACTTTGCCTGTGTCGGTTCCTCCTCGCGCCTGTTCTTCACTCTCGTTGGATGAAATCGAACGACAAGAGGCCCGTAAATCTTCTTCATCCGTTTATCAAAGATCAAGTGTTGAAGGGTTCTGATTGTTAATATGCAATTTTTTTCGGGTTTACTTCACACCGACTGTTCCTGTTTTTTATCGGAACTATACATGATTTGTTATACAGTATAAATATGGTTTTGTCTTCATTTTCCCTCTTTGTTGGCAGTCTTTCTCATGGATAGCCTAAGAGGAAAATGGTTTTTGTAGATATGTGAGTGTAAGTCATTCTAAACACATGCTGCATTTATGAGAATTGTGGTTTTTTATGGTTACAAATTACAATACTTGGCCTAAGAAGTCAATAAAGcaattgtatattttttaagtttcaCAAAATTTTGTTTGCATAAAGTAGAAataacaaatgaagtattatatttattttctttttatgtcaGATCTTTCTGAAAGAAATGTAGAGgctaataatatattccaagtATGCAAATGATAGGTTGTGTGGAATTATCATTATCACCCCTGTCATGGTATTGtttattcaattattttatttatttattaattagcatcatattactaaaataccccttgacctttccggattgactttgatttttggtcaatgggctttctgcTGGACTTCCCATCTTCCTTGGAAGGCTCATGACATTTTTACCTTCAGAATACTTAACTTCCCTGTTATCTATCTTCTTTGGCCATCCTCCTTTTAAGGAGAATAACTGcccaccaccttccactcttcaatcatgcttggctctccttgtttcaaggtgaataactgtccattcttcccctgaccagtccacctcccattactcccactactcccacgATCTTCCACCTctcctctctgaagtaacttcctccttcaacattataaatagggacaaccatcagagaggaGAGGACATCTGAAAATAACCCTCTTAAGCATCCTTGCTCATACTCCACTTTTAGCATACCAACACTCCAATAATATCACCCCCTGCATCTTTTTGTATTCATTCTGTAATCACTTACTCcatattctcatatccacgttctaacttgagcgtcggaggggttttccgggagatcaccccccggacaaggctaacgtgttgtgttgcaggaattcaggtcgcttcctctcataagtcgcttctcttgatcacacttctacttatctccaggtatttcaagtgtatcccacttcctcgtttcattaccgaaacagtttggcgccgtctgtggggatagTACAagaagtcatggctcccaagaagaacccgactcaaaccgccaccgtgcatagcacagatatagacacttcagcgggtcacgctaataatcaagccgtgactcgccgtgatctggacatgctagcgcgAAATCTCACGGCCGCATTCTCTGAACAACTTCGCGCCGTCATAAACAATACccctactcaacaacgagtactggaagacatggcgaaccaaataaagaacttagaggaacgaatcgagccccgtcaagagataccaaaatctcatgaatctcaagatgggaactcgaggacttcccatTCCGGTAGACGCAATAAAAATAGGCGGGAAAGGTCCAGAACTTACCCGCACCATAGCAAGACAGATACACGAGATGGCGAATCCAAAACCGCCACTCCAGATGCCCGAACCTTCCTAGAGAGCAAAAAGCGAAAGACGTCTGAGAGCGTCCAATCCCTGGTAGataaaagaagggaggaaagGAAGAAGGCGCAACTCGCGGGGTCTAGCCGTCCCCTCACTCCCACCTCCATACCGCGGAATGAGGCCGACAAGAGTGTCCTTCCTGAAGAGCCCATATCATTAGTCTCTCCCCTGGCCAtggagatactgaatactcccaatcCCGGGAAAATAAAGGTACCGAACATGGCTGCTTTCGATGGCACGTCATGCCCGCAGGAGCACCTGACGGCGTATAagaatcttatgttgttgtacaccaccaactcatcgttatggtgtaagttctttccaactactcttataggagtagctttgacgtggtacacctcccttcccggaggaagcatccacaactttgcccaactagaGGGCAAGTTCTTGGGCCACTTTATAGCctcaagaaggcaggagaaatcaaacttccacctgcTTAGTGTCACTCAATTGGAAGGAGAGTCCATATCCTCATATCTTAAGAAGTTCCATGAGGCAGTGCTGGAAGTGACTGATTTGGAGGAGTCGGTTGCCCtaaacgccctaatcaacggaatgaaggcccaacggctgaagttccagttggttgaaAGTCAAGTAAAAACGTACGCAGAGGCCatgaaacaatgccaaagttATGTCACGGCCTCAGAGATATGTCAAGCACATGATCCGAAAAggcgaaaatttgagaaaaaagatgTCGGGCCCCCCCATCAATCCTCACGAAACAGGGAGGAGCATTCTTCGAGGAGAGAGAAGaattacatgccgcgtcgtcctACACCACCATCTgatatgggacctccacgagcCCGACACGTGTATGTTACAGAAGGAGAAACTAGGACGCGGAAtctgggagatggaggaaacgACCCCATATTCAATCGAAACAGGAGGGACATTTTCTTCGCTGTTCGAGATCAATTGCCAGCTCCACCTCCAGTtaccaccccctctgataggcgcaactataatctgtggtgtgattaccacaaagagcacggccatactCTGGCACAATGCCGCGAACTAAAGCGCATCTTGCATCAGTTGGCTGACGAGGGAAAACTGTCCAGGTTCCTCAACAGGAGGGATTATGATGCTGGAAGAGAAGGGGAAAGGAGGCCATGGCAACAGAAACGCCGATCCCCCAAGAGGAACGAAGCCAGACGCGAAAGTTCCGACactcaaggaactatcaacatgatttttgggggaTACACTGAGGAATATCCCACTATCCGCGCAGCAAAAAACAGCGTCCACACTTTGCTCAAAGGACCTCCCATGGCCGCATCTAAGGGACCGGTCATGAagttcgatgccacgacctcccaacCGCTGCAACAACCCCATACCGACCCCCTGGTGGTCACTCTTAAAatcgggcaaatgaaagtcagacgggtgctggtagatacgggaagcacgactgatcttattacaatggagtgcttgagaaagatgaagttcgaggaaaagcacttacaacccctagacaaaccactgattgggtttggagggagtcaggtcattccgttgggcacgatcattctccccgtacgGGTAGGGGAGAGAAGTGAAAGCCGGACCATGCCCATACGGTTCACAGTGGTAGATCTCAACTTCCCCTACAATGCCATCATGGGGCTCCCACTCATTAATAAGATCAAGGCAGCAATCTTTCCCCATCAACTCTTGCTGCAATTCGAGACAGATAATGGACAAGTTGGCATTCTCAAGGGAGACCAAGTGACGGCTCGCCAATGCCTCGTCAACACCCTGAAGCGCGGGTCTTCCGAGACACctgcaaaaagaaaaagggaagacAATGTCCCAGTTGTCATGAGCGTGTACAAGGAAAATCTCAGCACGCATGAAAGGCCTCGCCCcatagaacgatacgaggaagTAGACATGTTCGAGGGGAAACAAATCAAAGTGGGGAAAGATCTTCCTAGCACGGTCAAACAGGACATAGTGGCCACCATTGctgagttccgcgacgtctttgctttttgcacggaagaaatgcctggcatccctaccagtgtcgcgtatcataaacttgacatcaaaccaggctataaacccataaaacaaaagctacgacatcaaggaagagagCGGACTGAGGCCGCCAAGGAGGAAGTCGAGAAGTTGTTGAGAGCCGgatttattaaagaatgcaaatactctgagtggctatccaacgttgtcctggtgaaaaaaccgaatggcaagtggaggatgtgcgtcgACTTCACGGACCTGAATAAGGCGTGCCCTAAAGACGATTACCCACTTCCAAAGATAGATCATCTGGTGGATTCTACAGCAGGCCATGCATTattaagcttcatggatgccaatgccGGCTATCATCAGATTCCGTTGGCAATTGAAGACCAACCtcacacggccttcattaccAGTATGGGAGTCTATTGCTACAAGGTTATGCCCTTCGGATTAAAAAACGCGGGGGCAACTTATCAAAGGatggtcaacaaggtcttccaatctcagattggacggaatttagaagtatatgtagatgacatgatcacaaaaagcaaacAAGCAAGTCAGCACGCCGCAGACTTACGAGAGACGTTCCTTACCCTTCGAAGGCACCAAATGAAACTCAATCCTGACAAGTGTGTGTTTGGAGTTACCGGAGGAAAGTGCCTCGGCTTCCTGGTAGACGAGCGAGGCATTGAAGCAAATCCTGATAAGATCCAGGCTATACAGAACATGAGATCTCCCACCTCagtaaaagaagtacaaaagctcACGGGGTGCGTGGCTGCTCTTGGAAGATTCCTTTCCAAGTCCGCGGATAAATGTTCACccttctttaaaacaataaaacaacagaagttcgagtggacagcagaagcagaagagtCCTTCTGCCAACTTAAAGAGCACCTGTCCAccttgccaaaactagtttcgcccATCAAAGGAGAGAAGATAGTCCTATATGTCTCTGTCTCCGAATATTCGTTATCCGGAGTACTGGTtgcggaaagggaaaagaaacagTTTCCTATATATTATGTAAGTCATGCATTCCGTGGCTCGGAGGGAAACTACGGAGAAGTCGAAAAAGTCATATTCGCAATCGTCATGGCAAGCAGGAAATTGAAGCCCTACTTTCAATCTCACCAGATCATCgtccggactgatcaacctttgaaaaagattctggaagggaaaaataagtcaagccgcgtcacagattgggcaaaccagctagcggatttcggcatcgaatatgagcctcgaacagcaatcaaagcccaagctCTGGCTGACTTCATTGCTGAAAGCACTCTCCCCTATCATCCTGAGCCCAATCAggaatggaagttgtatgtagatgggtcctcAACACAATCAGCAAGTGGGGCTGGACTCCTCATTGTgtcttccgccggggtccgtatggaaagggcggtcaggTTCGAGTTCGCAGCATCCAAGAACGAGGCCGAATATGAAGCATTATTGATGGGACTGAGAATTTGCTACGAAACGGGAGCCAAAAAATTGTCCGCCTTCTCTGACTCCCAATTGATTGTTGGACAAGTGAACGGGGAATTCGAAGCTAAAGATGACAGCATGAAAATGTACCTGCAGCAAGTAAaggaatttgttcaaaaattcgacAAGTTCACGTTGGAGCACATTCCAAGATCCCAGAATGCCCAGGCTGATTCCCTGGCAAAGCTTGCCAGCTCAGcagaaacatccgcggctcgagACATAATCTGGGAAGTGCTTCCtaaccccagcatcaacttcatggtcGATACCATCGACAGATCAGAAACATGGATGGAGCCATACATCGAATATTTGCGGAATCAGACGCTTCCCCAAGATGAATGTCAGGCCAAAATGCTCCGGAAGAAAgccagatggttcgaactccacgaaggaacgctctacaagaagtcatatacacaccccctcctgaaatgcgtatcccctgaagaaggaaactatatcctccgcgaaatacacgaaggtggatgcggtatacaccaaggagtacgaactgtcattgggaaagtccttagaagtggatattattggccctcactccgagaagacgcggagtatttgatcaaaagatgtcctgaatgtcagtaccactcaaagataggaaggaagccatCTAATTACCTGACCGCCATGCAAGCCGTCCTGCCTTTCGATAAGTGGGGCATGGAcctccttggccccttccctccggcaaaagggcaacgcaaattcatcattgtggccattgattatttcacaaaatatgTAGAGGCGGAAGCCCTTAGCTCAATCACggacaaacaagtctgtcagtttatatggCGGAATATCATCACAAGGTACGGCATCCCCCGGGTGATCATAACAGATAATGGAAGGCAGTTCGTCAGCAAGAACACCATCGAGTACTGCGACAAATTTAAAATCCAAATCAGATTCAGTTCAGTGTCCAGGCCGCAAACTAATGGTCAAGTAGAGTCCGCGAACAAAGAGATCCTGAATGGCATTAAGAAGAAGATAGAGGGGGTCAAAggtaattgggatgaagaactaccaggcatcttatgggcaagtcgaacaaccatcaaagatgcaacggggcatacacctttctctttagtatacggatctgaagccgtgctcccagttgaaataggcgtaccctctacaagggtcacctactactcgcacgacgaaaatgaggaaggaaaaagagcaaacttagatctgctgccagagacaagaggaaacgcaatgctgagatcaatagcacaaaaacaaaagatgatcCGTAGCTTCAATCGCCACGTCAAAACCAGACGCATTCAACTTGGTGATTTAGTCCTCCGAAAAATAGAAGCTACGGGAAAGATCGTGGAGAAAGGAAAGTTaggggccaactgggacggaCCTTTCAAAGTCACCCACGTCATCAAACCAGGAACTTTCGAACTggaagacatgaaagggaaaaaactaccccgaccatggaatggagaccatttgaaaaaattcttcatttaataaaatttgcaaggggcaatcgACAAGCATCAGCATAAACAGCCTCATCAGTGACAGACTCATCAGTACCAATCCGCGACTACAGTCATTCCGCAACATAATTGCgttgtaattcaaaattactTCAATCATCGCTTGTATCCTTAACAATCATTAATAAACAGGTTTTATTTTCAGATTATCCGGCTCTTATGTTCgcaaatatttggtaaaattcttttgcaaatcttattaaatcagtaatatccataagtcggaccccttgagaggggtcccattatcaaattattttatCACTAACGAACTTGCGAtacctataagtcggacccttaggaTAGGGTTCCAAGACCAAAAATCACTTGAAGTATCTGACATCCGTTCGtagcatcgataagtcggacccccagtttggggtccctagagttcaaaatattctaagtttttcacaatgatgtttcccaaccgggacatcgataagtcggacccccagtttggggtccctagagttcaaaatattataagtttttcacaatgatgttttccaaccgggacatcgataagtcggacccccagtttggggtccctgagttcaaaatattctaagtttctcgcaatgatgtttcccaaccgggacatcgataagtcggacccccaggttagggtccctgagttcaaaaAATCCCAAGTCTCCCACTAAGATACcccccaaccgggacatcgacaagtcggacccccttactGGGGTCTAAGGgctgaaaatattctaagtacaaATCTCCTTGATGTCGCCTGCGCGTGACATCGACAAATCACG
The Amaranthus tricolor cultivar Red isolate AtriRed21 chromosome 11, ASM2621246v1, whole genome shotgun sequence DNA segment above includes these coding regions:
- the LOC130826724 gene encoding uncharacterized protein LOC130826724, which translates into the protein MPIRFTVVDLNFPYNAIMGLPLINKIKAAIFPHQLLLQFETDNGQVGILKGDQVTARQCLVNTLKRGSSETPAKRKREDNVPVVMSVYKENLSTHERPRPIERYEEVDMFEGKQIKVGKDLPSTVKQDIVATIAEFRDWRMCVDFTDLNKACPKDDYPLPKIDHLVDSTAGHALLSFMDANAGYHQIPLAIEDQPHTAFITNDMITKSKQASQHAADLRETFLTLRRHQMKLNPDKCVFGVTGGKCLGFLVDERGIEANPDKIQAIQNMRSPTSVKEVQKLTGCVAALGRFLSKSADKSEAEESFCQLKEHLSTLPKLVSPIKGEKIVLYVSVSEYSLSGVLVAEREKKQFPIYYVSHAFRGSEGNYGEVEKVIFAIVMATIKAQALADFIAESTLPYHPEPNQEWKLYVDGSSTQSASGAGLLIVSSAGVRMERAVRFEFAASKNEAEYEALLMGLRICYETGAKKLSAFSDSQLIVGQVNGEFEAKDDSMKMYLQQVKEFVQKFDKFTLEHIPRSQNAQADSLAKLASSAETSAARDIIWEVLPNPSINFMVDTIDRSETWMEPYIEYLRNQTLPQDECQAKMLRKKARWKEAI